In Frankiaceae bacterium, the DNA window GAGGCCGGCGTCGCGACCGGCTGGCTGCCCGGCGCGCTCTCGCCACGCGGCCGCGCGGAGGCCGCCGAGCTCGGGGGAGCGGCGTACGGACGTCTCCGCCGTCTACGCCTCCGACCTGCGCCGCGCCGTGGAGACCGCGGAGATCGCGTTCGGCGGCAGCGGGATCCCCGTGCTGTACGACGCCCGGCTGCGCGAGTGCGACTACGGCGACTGGAACGGCATGCCGGTCGAACGCCTGCATGCCGAGCGGCTCGCGCGGGTCGACGTGGCGTTCCCCGGCGGCGAGAGCTACCGCGACGTCGTCGCGCGGACGGCGTCGTTCCTCGCGGACCTCGCGCGGGAACGCGACGGCGAACGGGTCGCGCTGGTCGGCCACGCGGCGAACCGCTGGGCGCTCGACCACCTGCTGAAGGGGGAGCGGCTCGAGGAGCTCGTGGTGGCGCCGTTCGCGTGGCGGCCTGGGTGGGAGTACGTGCTGGCGTAGGTCAGGCGACGCGGCCGTCGGGGAGGAGGCAGCCGCTGTCGTCGAAGCGGACGACGCCGTTGCAGAGGAGGAGCCAGCCCTGCTCGGGGTGGGAGGCCACGACGATCGCGGCGCCGGAGTCAGGGGAGTCGGCCGGGGGGCAAGGGGGGAAGTGGGGGCACATGACGGTCACCTTCAGAGGGGCTTGCTCTCACGGGTGGAGAGCCGCCGCGGAGCCGATGGGTTCGGTTACGCGGCGCGCCGGACGAGCGGACGGGTCGGAGCCTGGACCCGGCCGTCGGGCAGCAGCTCACCCGTGTCGTCGAAGCGGACGATGCCGTTGCAGAGGAGCGACCAGCCCTGCTCGGGGTGGGACGCGACGACGCGCGCGGCGTCGTGGTCGGGGGAGCTGGCCTCTGGGCACTGGGTCTGGTGCGGGCACATGGTCTCGGCCTCCGTTGCTGGTGTACCCAATACAACGACCGCGACCACCCCGAGGCTATGGTCAATACGGGTGGTTTGCGGGTCATGTCCGGATTAGTCCCTAAGGTTCACCGTGAAATTCTTCGAACGCCTTCGCCGGCTCGACGACCGGGTGCTGGGCCCCGCGCCGCCCGGCCCGGCCTGGCCGCGGCTCGCGGGCGTCGCCGCGTGGCTGACCGTGGTCACCATGCGGATGGCGTTCGACGCCGTGGCGGAGTCCGATGCCACGTGGGCCGTTCTCGGCGGTGTTCTGGCGGTGGTCTGTGTCGCATGGCTGGCGGTCTCGACGCGGGAGGCGTTCCGGCGCCGGGTCGTCGGCGTCTCGCCGGGCTTCGCCGGGCTGCTCTGGGTCGCCGCGGGC includes these proteins:
- a CDS encoding DUF5999 family protein — translated: MCPHQTQCPEASSPDHDAARVVASHPEQGWSLLCNGIVRFDDTGELLPDGRVQAPTRPLVRRAA
- a CDS encoding DUF5999 family protein — its product is MCPHFPPCPPADSPDSGAAIVVASHPEQGWLLLCNGVVRFDDSGCLLPDGRVA
- a CDS encoding histidine phosphatase family protein, whose amino-acid sequence is MSTTASGRVSSGIGATIAAWPWRSCTRPTRPPPTTRPASRPAGCPARSRHAAARRPPSSGERRTDVSAVYASDLRRAVETAEIAFGGSGIPVLYDARLRECDYGDWNGMPVERLHAERLARVDVAFPGGESYRDVVARTASFLADLARERDGERVALVGHAANRWALDHLLKGERLEELVVAPFAWRPGWEYVLA